In Corticium candelabrum chromosome 1, ooCorCand1.1, whole genome shotgun sequence, the genomic stretch aattatttagaatAACTCAACTTCATTCTGTTCACATACTTTTGTTAGATAAACTTAAGTAAATTGGTGAGTGGTGTGTAATTCATAAGTCAAACGTTCTCAGTGTTATTTGTACACACACCAGCACTGATATTATTACAACATAGACTAGACGACAGTCTAATCACCACCTCCACTGTCCCAAATTCCTCTTTAAAATACAGCATTACTTCAATGGGCACATGAAGATGTAGTAAGTctcataaaaattaaaaagttgTCTACTAATGCTCTGATGCACTTAATCAGCATGTGTCTTGTATAATCAGAAATGCAAGTCTACATGTGCAAAGTCTGTTTGCTTTGTAAATTATTGTGGTATACAAACTTGTCTAGAGAAGTAGTGACACGTCAAAGAATTAAACAGTTCCTGGTGTAAATATAAATTAGAATCTAATTACTTCAATTCCtaaaaaatgacaaaaagTTACTGTAGGTGTACCTGCTAGCTTCCACCAAAACATCAAAAGCTGTAGAATCATAAACAGTCATAGGAAAAGTGATTGATCTCTGAACCTTCTGCTGAAATTGAATAATCTCTAAAATCTGTTACAGGTGCACAGTGCCTTTAATAGTTCATACAAAATGGTGTCAAATATTCCAAACCTTGTGAAATGACCCGCTCCGATATGCTGAAACAACATACTCAGGAGTCTAAACACACAGAAGTTCACCTAACAACACTTCTCCAACAAAGAAATTTGTTCTCACATCTTTCTTGCTCATGAAAAAATATGCCAGTGTCATTTTAGCAAGTTTCCGTGCTGTCTTAAAGTAGCCTAATGATGAAGCGGGTGAAAGAAACAAATAGCTAGAAGAggaaaaattagaaaaaaaAAGACGAAAAAGACATGTAGATTAAAGTACCCAAGTGTGTCTAACTGAATGTTCCTAATCTCCATTGAGTTGAAAATTCGTGCACAGGGATCAAAAACACCTAACAGAACACAATGGTGCTTTCTCAACATAAAATGAACAAAGCCACTATCTAAGACCATTTACCTAGAATCGAGTAAATGCGAACAAGTAGTAGTTGAATTTGTGGATTAGACGGGCTAAGCAGCAGTGCTTCTTCTAATATACCAACTGCATCCCAATACACAATCATATCGCCTGGTAGCAAAGAACACGTCTTAGCAACAACTACCCAAATAGGTCTCTAATTCCCATACCCAAATCTACAGCAATATCAATAATAAGATGAGCAGCTAGTAAAGCGTAGTTATCATTTGGCCTAAGATCAGTCTCCAGCAAACCTTTACCTACACAAAATACCAACAAATGCTCTCATTCACAGTAGTGCACTCAATGACAACAATAATCCGTATTCCATAGAAAGCACTTCATATTATACATGTTCCCAAACTAGTCAGTAATCaccacacacaagcacgcgcgcgcacgcgcacacacacacacacacacacacacattcaactTCAAACCATATTTGATTCCATTTTTAAAGTGTTGAATTAGTTCTTCAGACAATGTCTTCTTGTCTGCTACACTTAAATTTGTATGAGTCCCCAATGTCCTTGAGAGCTGAAGAGCACAGATATGACGCTGCATCACATTTAACTAAATTCATCCAAACAGTCTCAGATTGACACAACTTATGAAATTTCAATAACATTTTTACTGCTTTTCTCTCAATTGTTTCAGCTTCATCACTTGAACTGGACAATGCAGCTTGACTTCTCAGTTTAGTAAGaaactacaagcaaagaacttATCAGTATTCTTCATTTTAGAACAGAAATTGGAAAGAAAttcatctatttatttatcacAAGTGCAAAATCACTACTTATTCAATTACATTTTTtcttattattaattaaacatttctatcttttaattaataacttatATAAAGCAAGTAGCATTTACAGTAAATGTTTGTGGCACTGTTTCCCATTCTGGGTGACCCAATTCAGATGGGTaaccaagcaagcaaacagacaaacaggttgCCATACCTCAGATTGTTGACTGTCATCCATCAAATGAAGATAATTGTCCACATCAGAGTAACAACAGTACCGATCACCAAACAAGTCATAGTACTCAcaaaacatttgcaatggtGTTGCCACATCTGCCAGGTGTTGTCCAACTCCATGCTGTCTTGATCGATTTACTAGTTCCATACGAGCCATAAATGGTCCTCTTAATTTGGCTCCTTTCTTTTCAAGTTCTTTAGCAACAAGTGAGTCAACAAATTTCCAAGCAGTCAGTACATCTCGATCTAAGTCATCATCACAGACATTGTCTCCAGCATCATTGTCTGTTGCTATAGACAAAGCCTGCATCTCCATTAGTCCAAAAACAGAGTCAAAATAGAGTTGATAAAGACCCCAGTTGTCTGAACTAGAACACCAACAGCACATGGCAAAGTAAGTATGTAAGAAGACAATGAATTTGTAAATATAGTAAGTACAGAAATGCAAAAAAAGTAGGTGATAAAGTCTTGCATCAGTGTCACTGTACCTGCATGTCTGCCCACAATTTACATGTTGGCATACCATCTCTCTACATTCAAATGCATCATATTTGACTGCCTGTCTTCTGAGTTAAAGCCTGCCTGAGTTAAAGCCTGCCTGTCCACTGTGAAACAACCTATGAGTGTTTGCACTCTTGCAACTGAAAAGTACATAGAATTTTTGTTGAATCGTGTGATCATCACCAGGTTCATTAATAGGAACCTCTTCACTGCTAACCACAGGATCATTCTTGCATTAGCACATAGACGTACTTTCTTCATTGGCTTTGCCAGAATATCAACCTTGGATTACAGACTACCATACCTTGATATATAATGGCACCTTGCTATATATAACAGGCTAAACAGCATGCTTTGTTTGCAGCAATTTCTGATAAAATTGATTTCTAATGACATGCCGTTAAATGCAAGGTAATATGGTACATGCCACTTGCTTCGCACTCACTTGCCTTCTCACAACAGCAATTGATTGATTTACAATCAGTCAGAAAGTTAGTTAGTTAAAGGATtaagtaaacaaaaattaattaattaactaaatattattaCTACAACAAATCCAATTTCAACTACACGTTAGTTATATTCACTAAATGCACATTTCTCtaaatattgatattatttaATGAAGCCAATGTGTAAAATTCTAAATGTTTTCTTATCTGTCAGCATGAACTGAAATTAGTCTGTTCTGTTCTAGACTTCCATTATTTAAATAAAGTGTATATTACTATTAACCAAACTCGAATGCTCTCACTCTGTTCGAAGGTCTCTCTTTGCTATTTGGTTTATGACTGGCCATCTTTTCAAAGTCCACAAAATTTCTCTCTCGAGCTGCTCTTTCTCACTCTCATCCTGCCATAAAGCAGAAAGTTCACCTTGCAAAACCGTAAGAGCAGCTTCATGTTTGTTCTGTTGCCTTAATACCATTACATACAGCCGTAGctctgcaaaacaaacagaccattGCATAATAACGATGGCAACAATTATTGGTATCAAACTACAATttaaaggctggttcacatTATTAACGCtgatgctcagctgagcgtcaacatcaaagacaccgccttgatgcaggcggcatcctttgatgttgacgctgacgcccATGCTGGAATAGAATACAATTCTATTCCAgtgtcagcatcagcatcaacgtcggcgtcagcatcagcatcaacgtcggcgtcagcgtcaatattatGAACCAGGCTTAAAGTTTAGCAGCATATATGTATTGATCAGAAAAAAGCTTTACACACAGCAGAAAATCGCTTAGAAACACTAGCTAGAGTCAAATAATGTGTCCAGCTGTACATGATATTTGCTTAAGAGATATCAATTGTGTCTATGCTATATGTAATCAGCCTTTCAGTCGACTCTCGGCAGCAGCCAAGAGAAAACTTTTGGAAACGTTGCTAACGTTGTTTCTTTTTCTGCACACCATGAGGCACATGATGGCCGATCGAATAAGAGTAAAACTCAGCCGGCATCTAATGTTTAGCATGTTGTAAATAATGTTATTGctcatgttcacacacacacacacacacacacacacacacacacacacacacacacacacacacacacacacacacacacacacacacaggtgtACTCATGCTAGGTTTGCCTACATTCATCAGCTATGTATCCTCCCATAAATTGTGCTACATAAATCTGTGCCCCAAAAGCATTAAGGCGTCCAACAATGTTAGTCTAATACAAATCAAAGCATACAAGAATAACTATAATAAATGGAAGCTAACATGTAGAATAATAGTTATTtcacatccatccatccatgacttatgaattaattaatgtagttAATATAAATCACTGGAGAGCTgcagttttgtctgttagtgcaTCATTGTAACAACGCCTTCATTTCAACCACTTTTCATCATACCAGCAATCAACAACTCACCAGCCTCTGATTccattttgttctctttcacatTCTTCTCTATCATCCGTTCAGCCAGAGAAAGCAATGTCTTCTTTGTCAACTGCACATCATCAGAAGCATGGGCCTGCAtaacacaaagacaaaatcaTCAGTGCAGTGCTAAAACACATTGCAAGCAGTAAAGAGCTTGATTTTTCCATATGGCCATGAATCATAATCATGCAGCTACTACTGACCTGCATGACAATACTCATCACAGACCAATAGTAGTAAGGATTCTTGGGTACCAATTTAAATAATGACATCCCAACCTAACAGACAACCATCTATTAGcctgttaattaacaatgatACACCTAATCCACACCTGACCCACGCCCACATCCACAAAtccacacatccacacacacacacacacacacacacacacacacacacacacacacacacacacacacactcactcacttgcTGCTGTCTCTTGTACTCATTCAGTCTAACATAAGCCATAAACAAATGTGTCATATATTCTTCGTTAGTCGGGTCATCTTTGACAGCAACTTCGAAAATCTCCACAATATATTCAGCTGCCACGCCCACAAACCAAACCGTAGCTCTCTCGCATGCAGACATACAACACTTTGTTCACTCACGTTTCCTGGCCTCGCGAAAAAACAGAGACATTGCGTTTAGTGACGCATCATCATACGGACGCTTCTTTTTTGCATCATCAATCAGATTCCACGATTCCACGTCTCTTCCTGAACGCAGCAAAGCCAAAGCTTTCAACACCTGTAGACCGGAAATGATATCGATGTCTTAACTCTCGAGCGGCTTGTCCTACTGGAGGTACCTCGACATAGAACTGAGTACGAGTAGGTAACGTACCTTAGCACATAGCAAGTCTTGTTTCTTTAGCAATTTGTCTGCTAGTTGAATAGCTTTCTTGTTGTTGTGAGTGTCCAGAGCCTCTGCAATTGCAAATGATAAATGCAGCATATTGCAAGACAAAAGTAAGCGGTAAGAGAAAACAACTGACCGTATATTGGCTTTAGTCTTCGCTCTGTAACATCGACATGACCACGCGACATGATTGCTATCAATATTGCTAGGTAGTTACGCCCTCTTTATAGAatgagtcacgtgacttttatCTTTACGGCTACGGGTGCTTACGTATGGATCATCCTCTCAACTTTAAGATAATTAAGGAATGTTCGACATCAAGAGCTCGCGTGGCTCAAATTGAGCTTCCTCATTCGGTAGTCGACTCGCCAGTGTTCATGCCCGTTGGCACGCAGGGCAGCCTCAAAGGTCTGACCGTCTCCCAACTCAAACGACTAGATTGTCGAATCATGCTAAGCAACACGTACCATCTGGGTTTACGACCAGGTACGGAAGTAATCGAGTTAGCAGGAGGACTGCACAATTTTATGCAATGGGATCGAAACCTATTGACAGACAGTGGAGG encodes the following:
- the LOC134198250 gene encoding N-alpha-acetyltransferase 25, NatB auxiliary subunit-like, with translation MSRGHVDVTERRLKPIYEALDTHNNKKAIQLADKLLKKQDLLCAKVLKALALLRSGRDVESWNLIDDAKKKRPYDDASLNAMSLFFREARKPEYIVEIFEVAVKDDPTNEEYMTHLFMAYVRLNEYKRQQQVGMSLFKLVPKNPYYYWSVMSIVMQAHASDDVQLTKKTLLSLAERMIEKNVKENKMESEAELRLYVMVLRQQNKHEAALTVLQGELSALWQDESEKEQLEREILWTLKRWPVINQIAKRDLRTDSDNWGLYQLYFDSVFGLMEMQALSIATDNDAGDNVCDDDLDRDVLTAWKFVDSLVAKELEKKGAKLRGPFMARMELVNRSRQHGVGQHLADVATPLQMFCEYYDLFGDRYCCYSDVDNYLHLMDDSQQSEFLTKLRSQAALSSSSDEAETIERKALNVMQRHICALQLSRTLGTHTNLSVADKKTLSEELIQHFKNGIKYGKGLLETDLRPNDNYALLAAHLIIDIAVDLGDMIVYWDAVGILEEALLLSPSNPQIQLLLVRIYSILGVFDPCARIFNSMEIRNIQLDTLGYLFLSPASSLGYFKTARKLAKMTLAYFFMSKKDTPEYVVSAYRSGSFHKILEIIQFQQKVQRSITFPMTVYDSTAFDVLVEASSLDEICISLSNATIWAVAQFFHVLLDNRDTKVLDTWDPPNRRLTNEQVKLSFDLDMEWLKIRSGTFRSLYLIVSMLRLVTPVTTPIREAENSIATISDGVAELEGVFSELQGVVESLQQNSKVHTKFPIQGPPRNRIIPYLEGGHSEVLLNLISVAITLFRAASVNWTATECADCQKATNEAVARLLLILGEQSQRCSKSLCVGTDNKRQFSGFCLEPLVFLTETFCHTLVVLAAFSQVLEPQQSSKKQKKKTKNQELVVAFNSLKSSMKPVQVKVTELMVELKSELSQVKEEIIAENLTSLSISTVDDDAVQAKVLKHARDSYTESLEEIADVLDKKLKFAATIQW